A region of the Chryseobacterium gotjawalense genome:
ATCATCTATCCGTCTAATACCCCCATCCTTGAACCCAAATACCGCCATCCGCGCCTCCAACATCTCCAAACAGTACCGCCTCGGTGAGGTAGGCACCGGCACCATTGCCCATGACCTGAACCGTGCCTGGGCGAAGCTCCGCGGCAAAGAAGACCCTTTCCTAAAGATTGGCGAAAGCAACGACCGTTCCAGCAAAGGCAACAGTGATTATGTATGGTCTTTAAAAGATATCAATTTTGAAATTGAAAAAGGCGATGCGGTAGGCATTATCGGCAGAAACGGGGCGGGAAAATCTACCCTGTTAAAATTACTCAGCCGCGTGACCAAACCCACGACCGGGCATTTTGAAGTGCAGGGCAGGATCGCTTCTTTGCTCGAAGTAGGCACCGGTTTTAACCCCGAGATGACAGGCCGTGAAAACATCTTTCTGAATGGCGCGATTTTAGGAATGCGCCGCCAGGAGATCAAAAGAAAGTTTGATGAGATCGTGGACTTTGCAGGCGTAGAACGCTATATCGATACCCCGGTGAAACGCTATTCTTCCGGGATGTATGTGAGGCTGGCTTTTGCCGTTGCCGCGCATCTGGAATCAGAGATCCTCATTGTAGATGAAGTTCTGGCGGTAGGCGATGCCGAGTTTCAGAAAAAATGCCTTGGAAAAATGGGTGATGTGAGTAAGGGTGAGGGCAGAACCGTGCTTTTTGTGAGTCATAATATAGCTGCGGTAAAAACGCTTTGCACCAAAGGTATTTTACTTGAAAGTGGAATTTTAAAAAGATTTGGTGAGATTGAGGATGTAGCGGAAACCTATAGAAATTCTGGTGCTGTAACAAGCAAAAGTTATGTTGTATCAAAAAGCAAAGAATTATATGTAAAAAGAGCTGAAATTAATAATGATACAGCGGAATTTTATAGTGATGAAGACATCCACTTTTCGTTTGAGATTGAAAATACAGGGATGAAAATCGAAAATGTATATGCTCTTGTTCGGGTTATGGATTCTAACGAGCAGCCAATATTTTCCTCACAGCACCTGATTAGTGCAGACGTGAATAAATTATCAATGACAATTGAAAATGGCTTTTTGGTTAAAGGGTTTTATCATCTAAGTGTTTTTATTTATAAACCAGGGAGTCCGCCTCTGGATGTAGTTCCGAGATGTTGCGATTTTACTATCCTAAATAATA
Encoded here:
- a CDS encoding ABC transporter ATP-binding protein, which encodes MNPNTAIRASNISKQYRLGEVGTGTIAHDLNRAWAKLRGKEDPFLKIGESNDRSSKGNSDYVWSLKDINFEIEKGDAVGIIGRNGAGKSTLLKLLSRVTKPTTGHFEVQGRIASLLEVGTGFNPEMTGRENIFLNGAILGMRRQEIKRKFDEIVDFAGVERYIDTPVKRYSSGMYVRLAFAVAAHLESEILIVDEVLAVGDAEFQKKCLGKMGDVSKGEGRTVLFVSHNIAAVKTLCTKGILLESGILKRFGEIEDVAETYRNSGAVTSKSYVVSKSKELYVKRAEINNDTAEFYSDEDIHFSFEIENTGMKIENVYALVRVMDSNEQPIFSSQHLISADVNKLSMTIENGFLVKGFYHLSVFIYKPGSPPLDVVPRCCDFTILNNNSEFAHLETFNIGNVFNGNLIWDIR